The following proteins are co-located in the Streptomyces sp. NBC_00435 genome:
- a CDS encoding phospholipase D-like domain-containing protein has product MTSTQESAEPVTSTPQSPRVPSAEIRVARLRRRLERLIGIAATEGNALTPLRNGDEIFAAMLAGIHGAQHTVDMMTFVYWKGDIAREFAHALAGRARAGVRVRLLLDGFGSRLIERELLEEMEGAGVQVAWFRKPLYLSPLKQNHRCHRKVLVVDEETAFTGGVGIAEEWCGNARDEHEWRDTHVEVRGPAVDGIAAAFAQNWAECHDELFDDRDRFVDHRPQGDAIVQVVRGSASFGWQDMQTLMRVMLESAEERFRLATAYFSPDTYFIELLCATARRGVEVEILLPGPHTDKRVCQLAGQHHYADLIACGVKIYQYQPTMMHAKVITVDHVAALIGSTNFNRRSLDHDEEVMLAVLDERFTAVLDGHFDEDVAVSELIQEGRWKRRPTLQRARELAVQPIRRFL; this is encoded by the coding sequence ATGACCAGTACGCAGGAGTCGGCCGAGCCGGTCACGAGCACTCCCCAGTCACCACGAGTGCCGTCGGCCGAGATACGGGTGGCGCGCCTACGGCGGCGCCTGGAACGTCTGATAGGGATCGCGGCGACCGAGGGCAACGCACTGACTCCCTTGCGCAACGGGGACGAGATCTTCGCCGCGATGCTGGCCGGGATCCACGGTGCTCAGCACACGGTCGACATGATGACGTTCGTGTACTGGAAGGGCGACATCGCCCGTGAGTTCGCCCACGCGCTCGCCGGGCGGGCTCGCGCCGGTGTGCGGGTCCGGCTGCTGCTGGACGGCTTCGGCAGCCGCCTGATCGAACGGGAGCTGCTGGAGGAGATGGAGGGGGCCGGAGTACAGGTGGCCTGGTTCCGCAAGCCGCTGTACCTCTCGCCGCTCAAGCAGAATCACCGCTGCCACCGCAAGGTCCTCGTCGTCGACGAGGAGACCGCGTTCACCGGCGGGGTCGGGATCGCCGAGGAATGGTGCGGCAACGCGCGCGACGAGCACGAATGGCGCGACACGCACGTCGAGGTCCGCGGACCCGCCGTCGACGGGATCGCCGCCGCGTTCGCGCAGAACTGGGCCGAGTGCCACGACGAACTCTTCGACGACCGGGACCGGTTCGTCGACCACCGCCCGCAGGGCGACGCGATCGTCCAGGTCGTGCGCGGCTCGGCCAGCTTCGGCTGGCAGGACATGCAGACGCTGATGCGCGTCATGCTGGAGTCCGCCGAGGAGCGCTTCCGGCTGGCCACCGCCTACTTCTCACCGGACACGTACTTCATCGAGCTGCTCTGTGCCACCGCCCGGCGCGGGGTCGAGGTGGAGATCCTGCTCCCGGGTCCCCACACCGACAAACGGGTCTGCCAGCTCGCAGGCCAGCACCACTACGCGGATCTCATCGCCTGCGGAGTGAAGATCTACCAGTACCAGCCGACGATGATGCACGCCAAGGTCATCACCGTCGACCACGTCGCCGCACTGATCGGCTCGACCAACTTCAACCGGCGCTCCCTCGATCACGACGAGGAGGTCATGCTCGCCGTGCTCGACGAGCGGTTCACCGCTGTCCTCGACGGACACTTCGACGAGGACGTCGCGGTGAGCGAGCTGATCCAGGAGGGCCGTTGGAAGAGACGCCCCACCCTCCAGCGGGCCCGGGAACTGGCCGTGCAGCCCATCCGCCGCTTCCTGTGA